The Streptomyces laurentii genome contains a region encoding:
- a CDS encoding glycosyltransferase (identified by MetaGeneAnnotator; putative;~sequence version:1) — MPPRLSVVVPVYNVELFLDECLQSIADQTFTDWETIVVDDGSTDGSLAIARGWEKKDKRFRVVAQENKGLGPARNVGVEHLTEGTEFLTFVDSDDIVLPDAYERCIASLDKTGSDFVSGNVNLLKAGEVSISPLHEKRLRDSRERTHITRDNALVHDRTAWNKVYRRSFWEQHKFQFPGIFYEDIPVTLPSHFLATAVDVLGAPIYLWRQRTGGAPSITQRRTEPKNVHDRIKSCDSVSRFLASMPRADRDEHKRWYDRIVISSELTMFMAVLEDGNDEFRTLFMEGARDYLSRVDPAVFKELGVALRIKCHLITEGRLEELRELLTFERENGRAIPVTRQGLRHFADYPVLDKDKGDLPRDVLRVDTELSARARAEQVLWQNGRMHVEGHAYIRNLAAPAPTPSMRVLMLRETGSRRTVLVRPSRTRALKATQGSGQALHSYDWSGFTLDVNPAKLKGRTGWRDGVWRMTVATVQDGVVRRSRLKAGESGNAESPAQHWIEKDVRIVPFVADAHLYLRVDKVRAKLTGHRLIDGSAIELSGVLGHEAAAAGAQLAIRLTHPTSETALELPVNRVTRPGVAEFSVRVPLAALDIEGRDTEDLDVADKWTAELVVGGRAFAVAVHDRQGDLGHQYPVDGAETAAWGTRTITIANDGAGRLVLRTQPVQPMIAEATVSTDGRISLTGALPITGDGADEELELVLRHSRHAEEHRHPVTVENGTFHADFLPVPIGFAEVPLRSGRWYLFVRTVDSRVEVPVRVVPSALATLPVSFHLRGRDYTLTHRFYDRLLVDSASNLNPEELGWYRQREMRSTVYEQARKAPLKDVVLYASFSGRQYSDSPRAVYEELKRQGSQLEHVWVVEDLRAEIPEGVRMVRRWSREWYKALGTSRYIVSNTHLPFWINRREGQVIVQTWHGTPLKRIGHDIDSVQFADRKYLEKVAQETPSWSFMISPNRFSTPIMKRAFLYDGEVLESGYPRNDVLLSAKTEDLARTVRERIGLPEGKKVVLYAPTWRDDQFYKAGNYKFDLRVDVKKAKEQLGDDHVLLVRKHSNIVDAVPGAGDGFVYDVSSYPDIAELFLITDVLVTDYSSLMFDFANTGRPMLFFTYDLEYYRDQLRGFYFDFEKRAPGPLLQTSDELLDSLRDIDAISARYTDAYREFKEVFCDLDDGHAAKRVITRMLELAGQDKDTPSEDR, encoded by the coding sequence ATGCCTCCCCGCCTGTCAGTAGTCGTCCCCGTCTACAACGTGGAGCTCTTCCTCGACGAGTGCCTCCAGTCCATCGCCGACCAGACGTTCACCGACTGGGAGACGATCGTCGTCGACGACGGCTCGACCGATGGCAGCCTCGCCATCGCACGTGGCTGGGAGAAGAAGGACAAGCGTTTCCGGGTCGTCGCCCAGGAGAACAAGGGCCTCGGCCCGGCCCGTAACGTCGGTGTGGAGCACCTCACCGAGGGCACCGAGTTCCTCACCTTCGTCGACAGTGACGACATCGTGCTGCCGGACGCGTACGAGCGCTGCATCGCCAGCCTCGACAAGACCGGCTCGGACTTCGTCAGCGGCAACGTGAACCTGCTCAAGGCGGGCGAGGTGTCCATCTCCCCGCTGCACGAGAAGCGACTGCGCGACAGCCGCGAGCGCACCCACATCACGCGGGACAACGCGCTCGTCCACGACCGTACGGCCTGGAACAAGGTCTACCGCCGGTCCTTCTGGGAGCAGCACAAGTTCCAGTTCCCGGGCATCTTCTACGAGGACATCCCGGTCACCCTGCCGTCGCACTTCCTCGCCACGGCCGTCGACGTCCTCGGCGCCCCGATCTACCTGTGGCGCCAGCGCACCGGCGGCGCGCCGTCCATCACGCAGCGCCGTACCGAGCCGAAGAACGTCCACGACCGCATCAAGTCCTGCGACTCGGTGAGCCGCTTCCTCGCGTCGATGCCGCGCGCCGACCGCGACGAACACAAGCGCTGGTACGACCGGATCGTCATCAGCAGCGAGCTCACCATGTTCATGGCCGTGCTCGAGGACGGCAACGACGAGTTCCGCACGCTGTTCATGGAGGGCGCGCGCGACTACCTGAGCCGGGTCGACCCCGCCGTGTTCAAGGAGCTCGGCGTCGCGCTGCGGATCAAGTGCCACCTGATCACCGAAGGCCGCCTGGAGGAGCTGCGCGAGCTGCTGACCTTCGAACGGGAGAACGGCCGCGCCATCCCGGTCACCCGGCAGGGCCTGCGCCACTTCGCCGACTACCCGGTCCTCGACAAGGACAAGGGCGACCTCCCGCGCGACGTCCTGCGGGTCGACACCGAGCTGTCGGCCCGTGCCCGCGCCGAGCAGGTGCTGTGGCAGAACGGCCGGATGCACGTCGAGGGCCACGCCTACATCCGCAACCTGGCGGCCCCCGCGCCGACGCCCTCGATGCGCGTGCTGATGCTGCGCGAGACCGGCAGCCGGCGCACCGTCCTGGTCCGCCCGAGCCGCACCCGCGCGCTGAAGGCCACCCAGGGCTCCGGCCAGGCGCTGCACAGCTACGACTGGTCGGGCTTCACGCTCGATGTCAACCCGGCCAAGCTGAAGGGCCGGACCGGCTGGCGCGACGGCGTGTGGCGGATGACCGTCGCCACCGTCCAGGACGGCGTGGTGCGCCGCAGCCGGCTGAAGGCCGGCGAGAGCGGCAACGCCGAGAGCCCGGCCCAGCACTGGATCGAGAAGGACGTCCGGATCGTCCCGTTCGTCGCCGACGCCCACCTCTACCTGCGGGTCGACAAGGTCCGCGCCAAGCTGACCGGCCACCGTCTGATCGACGGCAGCGCGATCGAGCTCTCCGGCGTGCTCGGCCACGAGGCCGCCGCGGCCGGTGCCCAGCTCGCGATACGGCTGACGCACCCCACCTCCGAGACGGCCCTGGAGCTCCCGGTCAACCGGGTCACCCGGCCGGGTGTCGCCGAGTTCTCCGTCCGGGTCCCGCTCGCCGCGCTCGACATCGAGGGCCGCGACACGGAGGACCTGGACGTCGCCGACAAGTGGACCGCCGAGCTGGTCGTCGGCGGGCGGGCGTTCGCCGTCGCCGTCCACGACCGCCAGGGCGACCTGGGCCACCAGTACCCGGTCGACGGCGCCGAGACGGCCGCTTGGGGCACCCGTACGATCACCATCGCCAACGACGGCGCCGGCCGTCTGGTGCTGCGCACCCAGCCCGTCCAGCCCATGATCGCGGAGGCGACCGTCTCCACCGACGGCCGGATCAGCCTCACCGGCGCGCTGCCCATTACGGGCGACGGCGCCGACGAGGAGCTGGAGCTGGTGCTGCGGCACAGCCGGCACGCCGAGGAGCACCGTCACCCGGTCACCGTCGAGAACGGCACCTTCCACGCCGACTTCCTGCCGGTGCCGATCGGGTTCGCCGAGGTGCCGCTGCGCTCGGGCCGCTGGTACCTGTTCGTGCGGACGGTCGACAGCCGCGTCGAGGTCCCGGTCCGCGTCGTCCCGTCGGCGCTCGCCACCCTGCCGGTCTCCTTCCACCTGCGGGGTCGCGACTACACGCTGACCCACCGCTTCTACGACCGGCTGCTCGTGGACTCCGCGAGCAACCTGAACCCGGAGGAGCTGGGCTGGTACCGCCAGCGCGAGATGCGCTCCACCGTCTACGAGCAGGCCCGAAAGGCCCCGCTCAAGGACGTGGTGCTGTACGCGTCGTTCTCCGGCCGCCAGTACTCCGACTCGCCGCGCGCGGTCTACGAGGAGCTGAAGCGCCAGGGCTCGCAGCTGGAGCACGTGTGGGTGGTCGAGGACCTGCGGGCCGAGATCCCCGAGGGCGTCCGGATGGTGCGCCGCTGGAGCCGCGAGTGGTACAAGGCGCTCGGCACCAGCCGCTACATCGTGTCCAACACGCACCTGCCGTTCTGGATCAACCGCCGCGAGGGCCAGGTGATCGTGCAGACCTGGCACGGCACCCCGCTCAAGCGGATCGGCCACGACATCGACAGCGTGCAGTTCGCCGACCGCAAGTACCTGGAGAAGGTCGCCCAGGAGACTCCGAGCTGGAGCTTCATGATCTCTCCGAACCGCTTCTCGACCCCGATCATGAAGCGCGCCTTCCTCTACGACGGCGAGGTGCTGGAGTCCGGCTACCCGCGCAACGACGTGCTGCTCTCCGCCAAGACGGAGGACCTGGCGCGTACGGTGCGCGAGCGGATCGGGCTGCCGGAGGGCAAGAAGGTCGTGCTGTACGCGCCGACCTGGCGTGACGACCAGTTCTACAAGGCCGGCAACTACAAGTTCGACCTGCGGGTCGACGTCAAGAAGGCGAAGGAGCAGCTGGGCGACGACCACGTCCTGCTGGTGCGCAAGCACTCCAACATCGTGGACGCCGTGCCCGGCGCCGGCGACGGCTTCGTCTACGACGTGTCCAGCTACCCGGACATCGCGGAGCTGTTCCTCATCACCGACGTCCTGGTCACGGACTACTCGTCGCTGATGTTCGACTTCGCGAACACCGGCCGTCCGATGCTGTTCTTCACGTACGACCTGGAGTACTACCGCGACCAGCTGCGCGGTTTCTACTTCGACTTCGAGAAGCGCGCGCCCGGCCCGCTGCTCCAGACCTCCGACGAACTCCTCGACTCGCTGCGGGACATCGACGCGATCAGCGCCCGCTACACCGACGCGTACCGCGAGTTCAAGGAAGTCTTCTGCGACCTCGACGACGGCCACGCCGCCAAGCGGGTCATCACGCGGATGCTGGAGCTGGCGGGACAAGACAAGGACACTCCTTCGGAGGACCGTTGA